One Primulina eburnea isolate SZY01 chromosome 4, ASM2296580v1, whole genome shotgun sequence genomic window, AGATACCTcaaatgctgcattatgttttggaggatcagattttacactcaggAGCTATGTCGATTCAAATTATGCAGATGATCCTATTTagagaaaatataatattagttATGTGTTTATATCTGCAGAGGGAGTAGTAAGATGAGTTTCAAACTGCAAACAGTTATGACGTTATCTACAACGGAGACAGAATATATGACAGCGACTCAAGCTTGCAAAGAGACAATATATATTAAAGAGTTATTGGTTGAGGTCaaacacaaacaagagaaaGTTTATTTGTTTTGTGATAATCATAGTGCCTTGCATATCACAAAGAATCCTGCTTTTTACTCTATGACTAAACACATTGGAGTTCAATTTCACTTTGTTCGAGAAGTAGTAGATGAATGAAGTGTGGATATGCAAAAGATTAATACAAAGGTTAACATAGTTAATGTTATGACTAAGCCTATGAACACTGATACATTTGAGCGGTGTGGTACCTCAAGTGACCTAGTGGAAACATAAGTAGGGGGTAATGTCAACATTGGAGGGGCGTGTATAGATATACTTAATTCTAAATCAAATTTTCAAGTGGGTAAAATGTCATCGAAGAAATGAATGACAGTAGAAAATGCATTAAAGACGGTATATGcaaatttaaaaaatgaaacATTCAGACAAAAAGAAGTGTTTACATAAGCCTTTTTACGCAGACAAAAATAAAGCTCCTATTATATAGTACACATTAAAATTCATCTAAAAATCAAAATGACCACAATACTTCAAATTGTTGTATGTTACGGTACCAATTAGGCGCACATTCTGACCACGTGTTATTCAATATTTCAGACTAGTGTTTTGACATTAACATCAACTGAATTTAGCCTTACATGAAGCACATTCTTTTCTAGTATAATTAAGGAATTCCGTCTCGCTCGTTACGACATATTTATAATCTTATGTTGGTCCACAAATCAAGATAATATGTCACTATAATATTCTGTGGGTACACCCTTtctatataatattataataagaataaattaaaattacttGATTTTTCTCTTGGTAATTGGAGAATACTACctgataaaataaacaacaaatttTTTAATGAACATTTCAATATATTAAGTTGCGTTTGGTtggataataaaataaattaatgattagtatgtaaatgataaagaaaatgattgtcgtAGAAATATAAcatatggtgtaaaataatattatgtttggtaagatttttaagtgtatgataattttgaattttttttgaaaggacaaaattgcccttttttctttcttttctcttcttcCACTCCGACGACGGAGGTCCGCCATTCCGACGGTGGTCCGGCGACGAATCCGGCAGCCAAGGTGGCAGCGACGGTCCGGCGGCGGTGGTACGGAGACGGCGGTGCGACGGTGGTACGACGACGGCTGCACGGCAGTGGTACGGCGACGGCGGTGCGACGTTGTCCGGCGGTGGTACGGCGACAGTCCGGCAGTCGAGATGGTTCAACCATGGTGAAggaagaagggtaaaattggaaagagAGTAGGGATAGAGGAATGATTAATAATCTTACATAGGAAGGAGTCAATTATAGAAGGGATTGAGTTgattaaataaaaatcataccaaacattggATAAAATAATCTATCCTACTTAATCCTATTAACCAAACACAGTAAAAAGATAAATTTTGAGATGATTGAAATGATGAAATGAAAGTACTCTATCCATCGGGAGCTCGCCTTCGTATCAAAGCGCGTTAAGCATTTTCCTCTTTTTCCAAATTAAACTCGTATTTTGACCAGAGGCTGCTGATTAAATGTGAGCATCCATTCACGTTTGAAGTTCAGCTATTCACATGTTTCTATGGGTGTTATAACATTATATGTTACACTTATAAATAGGACTAGGTCTATTGTCATATCGTCTTATAGTTCTTTATTCGTGACATTGGTCAATCATgtctatatttatataataaaaaataatactttcgatataaaaagtaatactttttaatttGTGACTCAAATAGAATATCTGTTTCACAGAATTGACCTGTGATACCGTCTCGCATGAGTTTTTGTGTTTAAATTTATACATCACTCTacaattgatatatttttaaaatatataatatatgtgagatgTAATATATAGCTGTTCGCCatttaatttatgggctaacaTGCAATAAGAGGATTATACTCGAAGTTGTATGATATGATAGTCCTGAATTAATTTTGAAACAGAAGACTGGTTTCAAGAAAAATATGATTTGACCTAATCTTCAATACTACCAACTTTTTTCATTTGTTAATGCACCTAACTTTCGAATCACACCCTTTGAATTCCATGTGCTATAAGTACGCAAAAATGCTACCCGGCCCATACAACACACTTCTTTGCAAAATCATGAAGTTCACAGAAGCAATTATTTTCGTGTTTCTTCTTCTGCAAACAGCGGCACTCTGCAATTCGGTCCCTCTTTCAACAAACTCCAGATGGATAGTAGATGAAGCAACAGGAAAGCGGGTGAAACTCGCCTGCGTGAATTGGGCCTCACATTTAAAACCAACTTTCGCGGAAGGGCTTGAAAAACAGCCCCTAAATTACATAGTATCACAGATAACCGCGACTGGGTTCAACTGTGTGAGATTCACCTGGCCTACATTCATGATCACAAGACCTGAATATGGTAACCTCACAGTTTCACAATCACTTGATAAACTAGGATTAAAAGACGCGAAAGCCGGGGTTGCTAAAAACAATCCACAGTTTTTGAACATGAATGTGATTGAAGTTCATAAAGCTGTGGTGGATGAACTTGGGAGGAATGATCTGATTCTGGTGGTGGATAACCATATCAGCGAGCCAAACTGGTGTTGCAACGGCGGAGATGGCAATGGATTCTTCGGGGATGCTAACTTTGATCCTAGTGAATGGTTACAGGGATTGGAGGCAGTTGCAACCATGTACAAGGGTAATCCCGCGGTGAGTTCATAAGAATAttctgaattttttaaaatatttccgAGAATTTAACTTTGTAGTAGATTGATAAAAGATACACGGGCTTATAGAATCCCGAATGTGCAATGCGAGTATTTTTATgtctatatatttattttatacttTAGCATCTAATTCCATTTTTCTAGGTAAAATTCTTTTTCAGGAGGgattatgttttgaattttaaaaggCTATATATGGCATGCAATTTTCCCAATTGCGATACGAGCAACTTTGTCTGGAAGAGTTTGCTCAGATATTTAATTCTAAAAACGTGAATATATATTTTAGGTTGTAGCAATGAGCATAAGAAATGAGCTCCGAGGTGACAGACAAAACGAGCCGGATTGGTACAAGTATATGCAACAAGGAGCCGCCCTCATCAACAGAATAAACCCTAATCTTCTCGTAGTTATCTCTGGTCTAAACTATGACACAACCCTAGGATTTCTAAAATCGAAAAGATTTGGGACGGCTATAGCCAACAAAATAGTGTTTGAAGCACATTGGTACACGGTCGGAACCTCAGATGAACAATGGGAGGCTCAAACTAACTTAGTATGCGCAAATATGCTACAAGGTGCTGAGGACAGTTACCTATTCTTGATCCGAGGAAACAATTCATTCCCATTGTTCTTGAGTGAATGGGGTATAGATGAAACAGGTGCAAGTGAGGCAGATAACAGGTATATGAGCTGCTTCTTGGCGGCTATAGTGGAGAATGATATTGAGTGGGCATTATGGGGTATTCATGGAAGCTATATGCTTAGGGAAGGAACAGTTAATATGTATGAACCTAATGGGATTCTGGATTTTGATTGGGCTCGTCCTAAGAATCTTTCTTTCGTGAAGAGATTGCAACTTGCAAGACAGGTCAACCAAGGTATCATTCAAGTTCTTTAACCATATTCGAATTAATGTAAGTAATTAGGGTAATTGGTTGGTGTAACTCATATTTGACGAGATACTATAGAAAAAATTAATTAGAATAAAATAGTAACATTTAAAAGATGGTACATTAACATATGCATGTCAAATATAGTTCATGGTGAACATATGTCACGACCTCATCATCATTATAATTTCTAATTCCCAGATTCTGATCCAAAACATCCAACGTCTTACGTAATGTTC contains:
- the LOC140829860 gene encoding glycosyl hydrolase 5 family protein-like; this encodes MKFTEAIIFVFLLLQTAALCNSVPLSTNSRWIVDEATGKRVKLACVNWASHLKPTFAEGLEKQPLNYIVSQITATGFNCVRFTWPTFMITRPEYGNLTVSQSLDKLGLKDAKAGVAKNNPQFLNMNVIEVHKAVVDELGRNDLILVVDNHISEPNWCCNGGDGNGFFGDANFDPSEWLQGLEAVATMYKGNPAVVAMSIRNELRGDRQNEPDWYKYMQQGAALINRINPNLLVVISGLNYDTTLGFLKSKRFGTAIANKIVFEAHWYTVGTSDEQWEAQTNLVCANMLQGAEDSYLFLIRGNNSFPLFLSEWGIDETGASEADNRYMSCFLAAIVENDIEWALWGIHGSYMLREGTVNMYEPNGILDFDWARPKNLSFVKRLQLARQVNQDSDPKHPTSYVMFHPLTGQCVQVRETYIFLSECTTASRWEHQDDGPIKLVGSLQCLVVAEDGSTAHVSDDCTSNSSKWKIASRPRLHLAAQNRQGSYLCLENNAADATIVTKKCLCLGDDLADTPTCDKNPQVQWFKLVPINV